Below is a genomic region from Eupeodes corollae chromosome 1, idEupCoro1.1, whole genome shotgun sequence.
ttcctatggctttcttgcaaaggaaaagacctgctgtagcttttttaactctttcctgtatattagatttccaacttaatttgttgtccaatatcagaccaaggtatttagcttcattggtaaaaattagtggtacaccttttattgaaggaagtacaattactgggatcttgtatttccgtgtgaaaaggtcTTTTTAGTccttggttaaaaaaaaatatttaacttgaaCACTTCACAGAACGTTTGAAGAATCCATCGTATTTGATAAATGGTCTTGTAGTTTAAATATTACGAATTTTAGTTCTGAAATATTTGCATCTTTTTTAACtagcatacaaaatttgaataaattagaagtagtttgttttttttcggaTATAAACTTAACAATGTCTTCATGAGTAAATTTGGTAGTGAAACGAGATAAATAAAACCACTTAATTTTGGGACATGCACTAAGATTTGATGACTTATCGTTGCCGATTATCTTCAcctcttttcttgttttcaacaacaacataattaagttgaatttttattatttgaagcaGTAGAAATGTTATGAAATAATTGGCTATCATAAGGGGCAGTGGTGAGAGCCGATTAATATTATATCTCATcagtttattaattgttttcacCAGGCACAATATTATTGTTACCGTTTTGACTAGGCAAATATTCAAGCATATTTTCTAAGCTAATTTGCGAGGTGGGGAATTGGATTGAGACACTTTGTTCGAAGAGAACTCTTTCCTAAGACTATTTACATAAAAAGCAagttcattaaaattgtttagaaatagAAAGGGATTTATTCTGAGACAAGAATtacatttccaaaataatttctgaTATAACGTCGAAATCACTGTCATTTATTTCAACacaattcttatttaaaaaaaaaaaaacgaccgCAGAAATATTCACATTTAACGTATTTAACTTCTTTGAAACGTTTTATGGCCTGATCGCATTTAGCGTAAACTTAAGATGGGTTAAGAGCTGCGAGTAAAACACATCAACTTCTCTGGACACTTGAAAATATATGATAGTCATTCTCATACAGATTTGTCGAATTCCTGCATAATTTTTCAGCTCGTGGTAGCTACTAATACAAATCTTAACATCACAAAAGAATATTCTTACCAATATTGAAAAACTGCTACCAATAAATTTGTTGGATATTGAGTAATGTCGATAATGGGGGCATTTGCCAAATCAGGAACTGGTTGAGTTAGGCTCAATGTGTTGCTTGGTGATGGAGGAGCACTTGATTCTGCTTGCGTATGGGCCAAAGTAGTAATGAAGTTTCTGTTCAAATGAACAGCTTCGTATAGAGCGAGCAGAAGTCCATTGTTAGCTTTGATTTGTTGAACGCGTTCACATCCCTCATCCGATACAAACatgttgccaacaatatttgATAGTGAAGAGAACCACGACGAGGATTGCACATTAGAAAGACTCTGCATATACTGACGACAGAAATCTATCAAAGATTGTGATATCATCTGTCCGTATCCATTTAAGGCTAATTCATCTGCCAGAATTGATAGCTgcacgatgtaaggatttgttgcCTCGTGTTTGCGATAATTAACTAGAACAGTCAGTAGGATAACGATGTCATGCCCGTGTTGGGCACGAAGTGTTGGATCACTTAACAGTCTTACAAAGGAATCGAAAAGCGTGTGGAGCATCAAATATTCTACAGTAACATTCTGACTTACATTATCTGTTCCAGTAACGAGAACTAAAAGTAGTTTAAGACACATGAAACGGGCATTTTCGACAACATCACCTGAAAGAATCAAAATAATGGTTCAGGTTTCTGGAAGTTTAGGGATTGGACATTCCTTTACCTATCAAAATTTGATTACAATGATTAAGCAGTATCTTCATTTTTTGATACATTTCATCGTACTGGAATATCTGGCCAACAACGTCAAAGCTAGTGTCAATGGAAGATTTCTTAAAAACCGAGTAGAACAAAGAGCAGAGAGTTTGGAGACTATTGCACATTCGTTTGGGGTGACCTGAATAAAGAGACTGATATAATAGAATTATAAAACATCTTTACAAATCCTACCTGATTCCAGAATCTCAatgcatttttcaaatattaaattaatattcgtTTTGACTGTAAGTAGCTGTTCTCCAGTGAGTTTAGTTATTTCATTTTCTAGTGATTCAACATTTGGTTGGAGTAAGAAAAATTCATTCCAGAATTCCGAACTATCTCCAGTGGGATCTTCGCCACGGAAAAACAgttcataaatgtaaacaaCTTTTTCTTTCGGGCGTTTTGAAGACCCCGAACCACTTCTCTTGCGTGAAgtcatatttttgatttcaagcaaatcaaaaattgttatttgattCTCTTTTTATTGTGCAAATAACAGTTtggttgtatttatttgttgggAAACAAAGTTGATTATTTCgtgcaatattattttatttaaaggaaaaaatctgaaaaacaatatttcttaacttAACACAACACTGACACTCAACTTTTTTTCTTGGTTTGGTTTgacaaattttgacaattgaAGATGCGAAGCCACTCCGAAAATTCGTAGCAACGGGGGATGTGTTCATAATGTGCTTCTCTTTATATTCTGTTATTAGGTATGCATAAAGTTTAAtatgattattttttctttcttttttttacagcaGAACGAATTTTTACTCGCggttgttttatttgatttgtgtTTGAGAGATAagtgcaataaaataataataaatgcaaTTTTAGAGCGGGGAAACGtttattactatttttgaaaaaattcacgcaatgtcaattcaattcgaggctcaactttccattaccccAGCACGAATTTCAACTCTcggatttttatttgataggtatgtgcaaataaataataactatagcaattttagagcgaggaaacatttatttctaatttaaattaatttttaaaattcactttcttgcatacaaaacacgcaaaaatagttgattttgacatttctgccatgttttttgttcagtgttgccatacttactttttttttgttggggatttctttgattttagtgctcaaatgcaaaaagtactttgcatttACCCAAACTTTCACCCatcccaaatcctatagtgatcccaagcagggggcagccttacatacctagctgttagtacgccgtgttttaggctcaaaaattgaaatacaaaaaaagtagggttaagtccgaaaaagaatttttttttgtgtatgacCAAAAGGCATTTAATCacctcaatatttaaaatatgttctattgagacccctacctaactgtaaaaaaaatctgaaaaaagtgGCCCTCAATTCAATtaggtatatatatttattgagactattataattaaaaattttatttttatttctgtttctgtGCAACCCGTATTTAAAACGGACCTTCAAATCCCCAGAATCATGAACTCTTGGGATTTCCATGTCCAATTCGACCCCAGGCggcagttttgtttttcatttggtttttatatttttatattagggCAACATTACAAATCCTATAGAAGAAGAGATGAACTCGTTGTTTGGAACTGCATGAATTTGAGACGCTGCCTGTACGAAAATTAAGTGTGGAATCTTAGAGCGActggaagtataaaaatattgaaataaataaataaactttgacTATCACACGATTtgacaaaataatgtttatttaagCCATTTTCTTATTAGTGTgtgaaagaatgttaaaattggtacaatgtAACATAATTTGTGTGTAGTTTTTAATTGTAGATCTACAATGACAATATTTTTACGTCAAAGCGTCAACGAGTTGACCGTTTACGTTGAGATTCTAATATTAAGAAAGTTTCtagggaataattttgttaaatcaatgtattaaaccaaaaaagtaaaacaaaatttgcaagAACCTACAATCCTCCGCACCCACATTTTGGTTGTTTCAAAAAACGCACAAATGGCTATAGACAGTGTAATAGCTTTTTGCGTTCTTAGAAAAAAGGGAATTGtacaaaaaatcctttttaagtgaacaatttttcaaattaatctcTCCTTTCAGACTTAACttgatttaatgaaaaaataaatagttaaattcGAAATTTagaattgttccaaaattttgtatttatttcagatCTCCAAAACCTCTCTTCATATTTCCATACCTCATTtcaaatctccagacctcccttgacctttcaagaatcTGACCTTTtaagaccttgacctttcaagacctcttgacccttgacctttcaagacctcttgacccttgacctttaaaaaaattgacctttcaagacccttgaccttttaagacccttgaccttttaagacccttgacctttccagaccatgacctttcaagacctcttgacccttgacctttcaagaccttacCCTTTCaagacccttgacctttcaagaccgtgacctttcaagacctcttgacccttgacatTTCAAGACCATGACCTTTCAAGAattcttgacccttgacctttcaaaacCGTGtcctttcaagaccttgacctttcaggTACTCTCGACCATTGACCTTTTACGTACGTGACCTTTTAAGACCTCTTGATCCTTGAGCTTTCAAGACCTTGAGTTTTATATACCGTGAgctttcaagacctcttgacccttgacctttcaagaccgtgacctttcaagaccacTTGAcccttgacccttgaccttacaagaccgtgacctttcaggacctcttgacccttgaccttttaagaccgtgacctttcaagaccttgacctttcaagacctctagACCCTTGTCCTTTcgagaccgtgacctttcaagacatcttgacccttgacctttcaagaccgtgacccttcaagaccgtgacctttcaagacctcttgacaATTGACCTTTCAAAAGCTCTTGTCTTTTGACCTTTtaagaccttgacctttcaagaccgtgacctttcaagacagtgatctttcaagacctcttgacccttgaccttttaagaccttgacctttcaagaccgtgacctttcaagacctcttgacccttgacctttcaagaagTTTACCTTTGAAACCTTGACCTTTAAAGACCtattgacccttgacctttcaagacctctagacccttgaccttttaagaccttgacctttcaaaaccttgacctttcaagaccgtgacctttcaagacagtgacctttcaagacctgtTGACCCTGAACTTTtaagaccttgacctttcacgACCGTGGCCTTTAAAGAtatcttgacccttgacctttcaagaccgtggcCCTTCAAGCCTGGGACCTTTCAGGtactcttgacccttgacctttcaagaccttgacctttcaagaccttgacctttcaggACCTCTTggcccttgacctttcaagaccatgacctttcaagacctcttgacccttgaccttccAAGactttgacctttcaagaccgtgacctctcaagaccgtgacctttcaagacctcttgacccttgacccttgacctttcaaaacCTTGACCTTTCAGGATCTCTTgtcccttgacctttcaagaccttgaaaTTTCAGGACCTTTTGAcacttgacctttcaagacccttgacctttcaagatccttgacctttcaagaccgtgacctttcaggactccttgacccttgaccttccaaaaccttgacctttcaagaccttgacctttcaggACCTCTTggcccttgacctttcaagaccatgacctttcaagacctcttgacccttgacctttcaagaccgtgacctttcaagaccttgacttTTCAATACCGTGACCTTgcaagaccttgacctttcaagaccgtgacctttcaagacccttgacctttcaagaccttgacctttcaagacccttgaccttttaagaccttgacctttcaagacctcttggcagtttatttttcaagatCCTTGACCTTTtaagaccttgacctttcaagaccgtgacctttcaagaccttgacctttcaggACCTCCAAACCCTTGACCTTTCAGGACCTTCaaacccttgacctttcaagaccttgacctttcgATACCTCTAGGCTGTTGACCTTTCAAGATCTCTAGACCCTTGAACTTTGACTTTTCAAGatcttgacctttcaagaccgtgacctttcaacaCCTTGACTTTTCAAGACCTTATCCTTTCTAGACCCTTCAAGACCTTGAACTTTCCAGACCTTGACCTTTCGAGACCTCTAGACAGTTGACCTTTAAAGACCTCTAGACCttccaatacaaaaaaatggctACGGATGAAGTTAAGTTTTTAGTTGCCAACTTTAATTGTTGAACAGGCAATTTTCATAGCGAGGAATATCAAAATCGATACGCGTATATgtgcttctattttctttattagTCAGGCAAAGATAACGgacaatatttaagaattgaGTATTCCCAACAGCCAACTACCATTTTTTTATGGACTTCAAGATCGTTTTTATAGGGTCCgtcatctaacgttttttttcaaataatgctTATTTcatgaatggtaacacttagccaAGACACGACCAAATTGgttttacaaaattatcttgttttagagaacaaaatgcatttttttttttttgaaattgcctTTTtgaatcacgtttgttcgtccattcgttgtgcAAAGACCtttagagaagatgccgattatTCCAAgcaaatcatcttttcagatgatCTTTTCATTTTGATCTAGTCGGGTATgcaaacaagcaaaattgttgcATTTGGGGCATAGAAAACCTGCACGCATATGTACGTTGAAAAGCcgatacctacatatgtacactCAAAACGAGTCGGATTTGGGCCCACAGACATAATTATACCACTTTTCTTCGAAATAAGCAAGAAGTCGCcgcattgtatatatattttctatagtaCTCCTATGGGacgaatatttttatttcatctccacCCCGTTTATGGCGCTGCTGGTATCAAAATGCTTGGTAGGAAATCAAGAATGTGAAGAAGTAAAGTATattccaatcacacctccggaccagaATAAGaatcaaacagtgactttttttgGAAGTAATGGCCccttttcaattacttgaggattcgtagacgacaattttgtttattaaaatacccACATGGTGAGAAATATGCTTCGTCACTtgagaaatttttg
It encodes:
- the LOC129940877 gene encoding armadillo-like helical domain-containing protein 3, giving the protein MTSRKRSGSGSSKRPKEKVVYIYELFFRGEDPTGDSSEFWNEFFLLQPNVESLENEITKLTGEQLLTVKTNINLIFEKCIEILESGHPKRMCNSLQTLCSLFYSVFKKSSIDTSFDVVGQIFQYDEMYQKMKILLNHCNQILIGDVVENARFMCLKLLLVLVTGTDNVSQNVTVEYLMLHTLFDSFVRLLSDPTLRAQHGHDIVILLTVLVNYRKHEATNPYIVQLSILADELALNGYGQMISQSLIDFCRQYMQSLSNVQSSSWFSSLSNIVGNMFVSDEGCERVQQIKANNGLLLALYEAVHLNRNFITTLAHTQAESSAPPSPSNTLSLTQPVPDLANAPIIDITQYPTNLLVAVFQYCSIVMQDNKNESSVANLKLCFLILTCISEDQYANSMMHDNNLTFKVMLHRAQMRHRKLHVDRVGKSQPLAATLLDLLVEFIVSHLMKKFPMELYLLCIGIIQRILCYQKRCRVRLNYPWKELWSALIGLLRFLVNQEQNLIKKCNIFYLSLQVVNIFNLFITYGDTFLATTNSYDELYYELNREEKVFSEIQSMVLRYTTMPDCEYKDDVIKLLNALVNILAIVKHFQYKIKEWLAEQGLSTPTEEQILDVVRKNYDLTLKLQDSLDHYERYAEAPRHSAFFTAMVRDVVIDTRKSIYGYVKEAVSVVPEQDLMITSTSS